The stretch of DNA TCTCCACCTGCGTAACGCAAGGCGCCGCAGGCAGCGGATATCATAGGCTGCGCTTGGGATATGAAAGCCTGCGGCGCGGCAAGCTGGGCGCAAGGCTGAACCCGGTGCGCCACGTAGACATTAAAGGGAGCGCGAGGGCGATGGCCCTCGCATTTCCTCTTAACTTCTTGCCTTAATACCTTGAAAAACCTCAAGCCCGCCCAGTCTGCCCGGACAGATGCGAAGGATCGATCCCTTCCGCCATCCAGATCGCATGCCATCGATCATCGACGGGTGTTTCGAACAGAATACGCGGATGGCTGTCAGCGGCGAACCAGCCGTGCTCTCGCATCTCATCCTCAAGCTGCCCGGCGCCCCAGCCTGAATAGCCCAGCGCCACCAGCCAGTGCCTTGGCCCATGGCCTTGCGCGATGCTGGTGAGGATCTCGCGGCTGGCGGTCACGGACCACAGCGGGCTGGGCGTGATCGTGCCCGCGCCCGTGTAGTCGGGCGAGTGGATGACGAAGCCGCGCTGTGGCTCGACCGGGCCGCCGAAGTGGATCGCGGCATCCGGCGCCGTGCCGGGGTCGATCTCCAGATCTTTCAGCAGCATGTGGAGCGAAATGCCGTCCAGCTCATGGCCGATGCCAATGCCCATCGCGCCATCGGCATTGTGGAGGCACAGGGCGATCACCGCATCCTCGAAGCGAGTATCGGGCATGCCGGGCAGGGCGAGCAGCAGGTGCCCGTCGAGGTGGCAGGCATCGAGAGAGGGGGCCACAGTCATAGGCCCAAGGTAAGGCGAGCTGCCGCCCGGCGCAATGGGCAGAAGCTCCGCTTCAGCGCAGATTGGCCGACGTATAGCACTCCACCACCAGGGCCAGCACGCGATGATCGGGCAGGCGGAGCAGGGCGCGGTTGGCAAGGATCGTGTCGGCGGGGCAGCCGGGCAGCGGGCCACGGCGGCTTGCCAGCTTTTCGCGGCTGAAATGCAGCGCGGCGACGGCCTTGCCGAAAGGGGTGTCGGTGGTGGCCAGCAGCTTGTTCATCTCGGGCGTCAGCAGCTCGGGATTGTACCAGTTGTGCGCCTCGGAGAGCACGTGGGGCCCACAGCTCAGGCGCACATGGCGGTAGCCGGGGTCTTCGGTGCCCAGCGTTTCGGAGAGGTCGGGAGCGGGCAAGGCGTCCTCGCCCTTGACCAGCGTGGCGGTGATGCGCGGCTCGGGCATCATCTTGCGCTGGCCGCACCATTGGGTGAGCGCCATGGTGGCACTGTCGGTGCTGTTGAGCGTCGCCTCGAACTGGTCGATCAGCTTGCCGTGAGGGGCCTCGGGAGCGGCCTGGAGGGCGATCAGCAGGGGGAGCAGCATCAGATGCCTCCCTCGATCGCGTGATGTCCCTGAGCGGCCAGATCCTGTGTCAGTTGGGTGGTGCAGGCAGCCAGCTCTTCGGCATCGGTGGAGCGGATCACGAAATTGACCCCGGTCTTGCCATCACGGAAGAAGGGGTAACTGCCGATCTGCACACCCGCGAAAGCCTTTTCGGTGCTGGCGAGCAGGTCGGCGATCTCGCTTTCGCCCACCCAGCAGCCCAGCGTGGCCGAGAGCACCGGGGCGCCGCCTTCCAGCGATCCGGTCAGCGCGTCGAGCATGCCCGCGGTGATATGGGGCACGCCCGCCATGATGTAGATGTTGCCCCACTGGATGCCCGGCGCGCCGGAATAGCGGTTGGGGATCAGGCCGGCACCCTCGGGCACGCGGGCCATGCGCAGGCGGGCCTCGGTCAGCGTGCTGCCCTTGCTGGTGTAATAGGCCTCGAGGATGGCGCGCGCTTCCTCATGGACCACCACGGGCACGCCCAGCGCCTGAGCGATGGCATCGACGGTGATGTCGTCATGCGTCGGGCCGATGCCGCCGGTGGTGAAGAGGTAGTCGTTGCGCACCCGCAGCGCGTTCACCGCCTCGACGATGGCCTCGGTGACATCGGGCACCACGCGCACCTCGCGCAGGCGGATGCCCTGCACCCCCAGCCAACTGGCGATCTGGGCGATGTTCTTGTCATGCGTGCGGCCCGAGAG from Novosphingobium sp. encodes:
- a CDS encoding YqgE/AlgH family protein, which translates into the protein MTVAPSLDACHLDGHLLLALPGMPDTRFEDAVIALCLHNADGAMGIGIGHELDGISLHMLLKDLEIDPGTAPDAAIHFGGPVEPQRGFVIHSPDYTGAGTITPSPLWSVTASREILTSIAQGHGPRHWLVALGYSGWGAGQLEDEMREHGWFAADSHPRILFETPVDDRWHAIWMAEGIDPSHLSGQTGRA
- a CDS encoding molybdopterin-binding protein — its product is MSAASPESARIYTAALIVIGDEILSGRTHDKNIAQIASWLGVQGIRLREVRVVPDVTEAIVEAVNALRVRNDYLFTTGGIGPTHDDITVDAIAQALGVPVVVHEEARAILEAYYTSKGSTLTEARLRMARVPEGAGLIPNRYSGAPGIQWGNIYIMAGVPHITAGMLDALTGSLEGGAPVLSATLGCWVGESEIADLLASTEKAFAGVQIGSYPFFRDGKTGVNFVIRSTDAEELAACTTQLTQDLAAQGHHAIEGGI